The genomic region TAGTTCCTATATATAACAGATAATATTAACTAAAAACGGAAAAAGCCTATCACAACAAATAAGTATGTGATAGGCTTTTGTATTTTGAAAGAAAGGCTAGCCCCTTCTTAGTTTGTCATTACAGTTGACAGTGGTCACCGTCACAGAATTTCTCAGCTTCAACATCTTGACCTTGACCCATCTCATCGAAGTTCAATGGTTTAATATGTTTGGCTAGCTCCTCATACTTATCTTGTGAGATTTCTTCGTAAGGCATCTGAGGATATACTGTGTTACCTAATTCTAATTTTGGTAAGAATGAGATAGATTTCAAGTGGTATTGGAAGTAATTTAAGATTGGCTCAATCTGATTTGCTTCATCCTTCTTGAAAGTTACAGTTACTGAAACTTGGTTATCTGCCCAATAGCGTTGTAAGAATGCAGCAAGGTGTACTTGTTCCCAAATACCTACTTGGTTGACAGTTCTTACGTTTGGAATCTCTACCGGGATTGAAACTACCATTGTATCAGACTCTGAAACTGATGGTTCAACGTGGTAATTTGCTGCGATACACTTCTCAATAAGAGGTGATTTTTTCGACAAACGAATACGTCTGATGTAGTGATTACTTTCTGGGTAGTGCATACCTGGTGTTACACCTGGAAGTAATGATACAGTACCTGAAGGTTTTACAGAAGTAGTTTTTACTGATGGAGTAACACATAACCACTCAGCATAAATTGTATCCCAATTTTGAATAGTTTTGTATCCTTCATCACACCATTGTCTGAAAGTATCGATACCATGTTTTTCAACAAACTGAGCAATACCAGACATTGATGTGCCAATACGACGGTTTCTTAATAATACCCTGTTGGTTTCAGGCCAGTGAGTATTCGTTAATGTTACCGTTTTAGCATATAAATAAGCGAACTTAAGAGTTCTTAAATAATCTTCTTTAGATGTAGCTCTAGTAGGGAATGTTTCTACTAAACAGCAAAGTTCGTAAGATTCTAGTGTTTGCTCAGCACAAGGGTTAGTACCCATAGATCTGTTGTCTTTGTTGTCTGGAGCATCACCCATACGACCAAACTTACGCATGTTGTCTAACCAGATATAACCCGGCTCACCATTTACAGCAGTTTGATTTGCTACTTTACCGTAATCCATACCGACAGTAGAGAATACAGAGTTGTTAGAAGACCATCCGTATTCAGAACGGTGTGCTGAAGATCCTTCCATTTGTTGAGTTTCAGGATTCCAACGGTAGTCTTTTAGTTTTAAGTATTCTTCATCATCAGGATTACCAAATACAATCTCTGCAGATCTACGAACGTTACCAGCAACTACACAACAACCGATCATGTTCATGATATCTACAATATCAGTTACAGTGATTGTAGCACCTTCTGGTCTACCTGTAAACATAGTTCTGATTTGATCATGAAGTTTCATTAAAGGACCAGGTCCAGATGACATACCTCCGAATCCTTTGATCGGTAAACCTGCTTCTCTAATCTTAGAATAATCAAATTCTACGTTCACTCTTCCTGCGTGGAAAAATGAGTCAAGTAACATTCCTGTACTGTTTACCCAACCTTCACGAGAATCTGGAATTACGTAAGTAACCTTGTCTTCGCTGCTTGGTTGATAAATTGTTACAGTACCTGCTCCTTTAGTATCAAAACCAACACCAACACCTAGCATTGACATATCCATTAAAAACTCAAATGGTTTTGTTGGATCCTCTGCCATTGTTTCTGTACTAACAAATGAACAGTTGTTTAATGCAGCAAAAAGATTTCTTTTGGTAGTTAGTTCCGAACCCATTGCCCATAGACCACGACCTGGAGGTAAGAATTTCATATTGAACATTCGGTCGTACATTTCTTGAGCAGAGAGCTGTGCTTTATTGTCATCCCATCCTAATTGGTACTTAAGGATGTGATTTTTTTGGATTGTATAAGTACCTTCAACAACACGCTTAACAGTTTCCCACCATACCTCGTTAGTTCCGTCATCTTTAAGGCGAGAATAAGTACGCATGTAAACTAGTTCACCCAAACCGTTGAATCCAAACGGCGGACGTACTGTTTTGTACTTGTCAAGAAAGCTGTCATTCAAGGCGAATTTATATGTCATCATTTTTTAGAAATGTTATAGTATATCAACACACACTGCCGATACACAAGGGTACTGGTATTTTTCTAGTTTTGTTTATCTATTTTTCAAAATCAAACCTTGTAATAATATAAGGAGATAATATTATTAATACAAGATGTATATGTCTGTTTTTTAATTGATTATAGACAAATAATTAAGGAGTAGAAATCCTTTAGATTAATAAAATATGTCTTACAATAAACTGTTTAGGTTATTAAATATTCTCATACATACTTTGTCATCCTACCCTACAAAATAAGTGATAGAATATATCAAAAACAATATTGCTTTTTAGGTAAAAATTTGCATGTAAAAAGGTCTCTTATATATAAAGTGAATTAAGTCTATGATTTATTATGATTTAAGTAAATGTTTGCTTAATTTTTTTCATTGAACTATTTCTCAAGAACCAGATTTTATTAAATGATTATCCAAAAGTTGCCAAAAATTTTTAGTTCAAAGCTACTAATTCAATTTTTTTTGCTACTCTTTTTTGTAGGTCCAAAGGTGTCTACTTTTGGTCAATGGCATAAAGTGGAATATAACGAACTAAAAGGAATGCAGAACCCTTTGGTGAAGTCTATTACCAAAGATAGTCTTGGTTTTGTATGGGCTGCTACTGATGGCGGTGTGATTCGTTTTGATGGAAAAGAATTCCTTCAAATCAATGAAAATATTCCAAGTGAGTATATCAAGCACATATTTACCACCTCTACGGGAGTTACATTAGCCTCTTCTGATCTGGGCGTTTTTAAAATAAACACCACTGCATATCAACCAACA from Flammeovirga agarivorans harbors:
- a CDS encoding glycyl radical enzyme family protein, with the translated sequence MMTYKFALNDSFLDKYKTVRPPFGFNGLGELVYMRTYSRLKDDGTNEVWWETVKRVVEGTYTIQKNHILKYQLGWDDNKAQLSAQEMYDRMFNMKFLPPGRGLWAMGSELTTKRNLFAALNNCSFVSTETMAEDPTKPFEFLMDMSMLGVGVGFDTKGAGTVTIYQPSSEDKVTYVIPDSREGWVNSTGMLLDSFFHAGRVNVEFDYSKIREAGLPIKGFGGMSSGPGPLMKLHDQIRTMFTGRPEGATITVTDIVDIMNMIGCCVVAGNVRRSAEIVFGNPDDEEYLKLKDYRWNPETQQMEGSSAHRSEYGWSSNNSVFSTVGMDYGKVANQTAVNGEPGYIWLDNMRKFGRMGDAPDNKDNRSMGTNPCAEQTLESYELCCLVETFPTRATSKEDYLRTLKFAYLYAKTVTLTNTHWPETNRVLLRNRRIGTSMSGIAQFVEKHGIDTFRQWCDEGYKTIQNWDTIYAEWLCVTPSVKTTSVKPSGTVSLLPGVTPGMHYPESNHYIRRIRLSKKSPLIEKCIAANYHVEPSVSESDTMVVSIPVEIPNVRTVNQVGIWEQVHLAAFLQRYWADNQVSVTVTFKKDEANQIEPILNYFQYHLKSISFLPKLELGNTVYPQMPYEEISQDKYEELAKHIKPLNFDEMGQGQDVEAEKFCDGDHCQL